CTTCTGACAGTGGCAATATGACCTCGGCGGCCTGGTCGACGCCAAGGCTGACGGTCGTGCCGATCCATGATCAGACCGAGGGGGGCGGCAGCCAGGTGACGGAAGGTCTCGTCACCCGCAATATGAGTTGACCGCCGGATGGGAGCTGCCCGAGCGGGCGCTTATCACCCGCGACGGCCGGCGTCTGCGCCTCAGATCCGCCAGCTGGCCGGTTGACGGCCGCTGGTCGTTCCGTACGGCACTGCACCAGGCGCGGGATGCGGATGCGCCCCTCCGGGATCTGCCCTTCCGGGATGTGTCGCTGGAGGATCCGTCCCTGGCGGCCGGACCGTCTCCGGCCGCCAGCCTGCCGCTGACGGCCGGGATCTTCCATGCCTCGCGCTGCGGCTCGACCCTGGTCGCCAACATGCTGGGCGGGATCGGCGGCGTGCAGATCGCCGACGAGCCGGAAGCGCTGCTCGATCTGATGGGGCCGTTCTGGACACCGGTTCCGGCCGGCGTCAGGCAGGATGATCTGCGCCTTGTGCTCGCCCTGCTCGGGCGCCCGATGATGCCCGAGGCCCGGCATTTCATGGTGAAGTTCTCGTGCATCGGGCTGGATCGCCTCGACGAGCTGGAGACGGTCGCCCCTCGGATGCGCAAGGTCTTCGTGATGCGGGATCCGCTGGAGATTCTGGTCTCGAACCTGCGTCTGCGGCCCGGCTGGTCGCTCTCGTTTCACAACCCGATGCGTCGGGCCTTCAGCCTGGGCATGCGGCCGACTGCCGCCGCCGATATGGCCATGGAGACGTTCATCGCCGCCGTCCTCGGGCGGGCGCTGTCTCTGGCGGCGGACAGGATCGCCGCCGCGCCGGCCGGGTGGCTGCTGGTCGACCATGCCGAGCTGCCGGGGGCGGTGATCGACCGCATCCTGCCCTGGCTCGGGATCCGGCCGACCCCGGACGAAATCGCCGGGATGGAGCGCGAGGCGCGGCTCTATTCGAAGGGCCGCGGCGACCGCCAGGCCTTCGTTCCCGATGGTGAGCGCAAGCGTCGTGAGGCCTCCGCCGCCGAGATCGCCCTCTGTGAGCGCTGGATGCGCGAACCGCACGACCGGCTTCGGACACTCTGGCGGATGCAGCCCCGGTCAGGCACCTCTCCACACCCCCAGGTCGACACCCCCGAGGCCGACAACCTCAAGGCGCACGCCTTGCAGACGCACCGCCGAGGGTATAGGTAAGGCAGGCGTGCCGATGGCTGTCGTCGCGGCCGCGTTTCGGTTATGTTCCAGTGAACCCGGAACCCCGCGTCCAGACCAAGAGAGCCGGCCCCTCCGATGTCCGATCCGTTCAGCCTGCCGGAAGCCTCGGTGCCGCAGCATCCTGCGCGCGGTGCCGGTGCGTCCCATGCCCATGCCTATCTAGACGGGCTGAATGCCGAGCAGCGGGCCGCGGTGGAGGCGCTGGACGGGCCGGTTCTGGTGCTGGCCGGCGCCGGCACCGGCAAGACCCGGGTGCTGACCACAAGGCTGGCGCATCTGGTGGATACCGGCCGCGCCCGGCCCTGGCAGATTCTGGCGGTCACCTTCACCAACAAGGCCGCGCGCGAAATGCGCGAGCGGGTGGGGCGGCTGATCGGCGCGGAAGAAAGCGGGCTCTGGTTCGGCACCTTCCATTCGCTGTGTGCCCGCATTCTGCGCCGGCATGCCGAACTGGTCGGGCTTACCTCCACCTTCACCATTCTGGACACCGATGATCAGGTGCGGCTGGCGAAGCAGGTGATCCAGGCGGCCGGCGTCGACGAGAAGCGCTGGCCGCCCAAGGTGCTGGTCGGCGCCATCCAGCGCTGGAAGGACAAGGGCTGGCAGCCGGGCCAGGTGCCGGGGGCCGAGGCGCACGAGCTGGCCCGCGGCCGCGGCGCCGATCTCTACGCCGCCTATCAGAAACGGCTGAAAGAGCTGAACGCCGCCGATTTCGGCGATCTGCTGATGGAATGCATCCGGCTGTTCCGCGAACATCCCGACGTGCTGGCCGACTGGCAGCGCCGCTTTCGCTACATCCTGGTCGACGAGTATCAGGACACCAATGTCGCCCAGTATCTGTGGCTGCGCCTGCTGGCCCAGGCCCATCACAACATCTGCTGCGTGGGTGATGACGACCAGTCGATCTATTCCTGGCGCGGTGCCGAGGTCGGCAACATCCTGCGCTTCGAAAAGGATTTCCCCGAGGCGACGGTGATCCGGCTGGAGCGCAATTACCGCTCCACCGGCCATATCCTGGCCGCCGCCGGCGCCGTGATCGCCAACAATGAAGAGCGGCTGGGCAAGACGCTCTGGACCGATGACGGCGAGGGCGAGAAGGTCCGGGTCCAGGGCTGCTGGGATGGCGACGAGGAAGCCCGCTTCGTCTCGGACGTGATCGAGCATCTGCGTGCCCAGGGCATGTCGCTTTCCGACATGGCGGTGCTGGTCCGCGCCGGCCATCAGACCCGCGCTTTCGAAGACCGCTTCGTGACCATCGGCCTGCCCTATCGGGTGGTGGGGGGCCTGCGCTTCTTCGAGCGGGCGGAGGTGCGCGACGCGCTCGCCTATATGCGGCTGACCATCACGCCTGCCGACGATCTGGCGTTTGAGCGGGTGGTGAACGTGCCGAAGCGCGGGCTGGGCGACACCTCGGTTCAGGCCGTGGCGGTGGCGGCACGGGCGGCCGGGCTGCCGATGCTGGTGGCGGCGGCCGATCCGGTGGTGGTCGGCGGCCTGCGGCCCAAGGCGCGTGCGGCGCTGGCCGATTTCACCCGCATGATCGCCGGCTGGCGCGAGGCCCTGTCGCACGAGCCTCATGGCGAGGTGGTCCGGCAGATGCTGGATGAAAGCGGCCTGACCGGCATGTGGCAGACCGAGAAGACG
The DNA window shown above is from Tistrella mobilis and carries:
- a CDS encoding ATP-dependent helicase, with the protein product MSDPFSLPEASVPQHPARGAGASHAHAYLDGLNAEQRAAVEALDGPVLVLAGAGTGKTRVLTTRLAHLVDTGRARPWQILAVTFTNKAAREMRERVGRLIGAEESGLWFGTFHSLCARILRRHAELVGLTSTFTILDTDDQVRLAKQVIQAAGVDEKRWPPKVLVGAIQRWKDKGWQPGQVPGAEAHELARGRGADLYAAYQKRLKELNAADFGDLLMECIRLFREHPDVLADWQRRFRYILVDEYQDTNVAQYLWLRLLAQAHHNICCVGDDDQSIYSWRGAEVGNILRFEKDFPEATVIRLERNYRSTGHILAAAGAVIANNEERLGKTLWTDDGEGEKVRVQGCWDGDEEARFVSDVIEHLRAQGMSLSDMAVLVRAGHQTRAFEDRFVTIGLPYRVVGGLRFFERAEVRDALAYMRLTITPADDLAFERVVNVPKRGLGDTSVQAVAVAARAAGLPMLVAAADPVVVGGLRPKARAALADFTRMIAGWREALSHEPHGEVVRQMLDESGLTGMWQTEKTPEAQGRLDNLKELVRTVEEFDSLPAFLEHVSLVMDTDTRAGEDMVSIMTLHGAKGLEFDTVFLPGWEEGVFPHERALEESGRDGLEEERRLAYVGITRARRRAVISFAANRRVYNQWLSAVPSRFVEELPAEHVELSGQTGVYGGNRAAGWQPAGRRADPYAQTSPYAQTEVYDRATRLADDVTTRTIDGTAVRVERGGMSVAPRRPGPSSGRTPGQAAAAARAADTSSFKIGMRVSHAKYGTGFIERIEGDKLQVVFDGVGRKKVIDRFVEPV